CCACCAAAGCATATGAAATTTCGAAGGGTATATTTTAAATTCTCCAGTTTTGTTGAAGAACGTATCTTTGAGGGAAAAGATAGGCTATGAAATTGCAAAAAGGTATCTTCTTTGCAAATCGAAAAACGAAAACAAAAAGGACAATAGCAAAAAGTAGCAGCGCAACAAATTGGGATGTCACCTGCAAATCCTTGGTCAGTTGAAAATTTTCGGCATCAAATTCCTCGATAACTGGATTATCACTGTGAATATTACCGTAAAATAGCGGATCGATGTGATCAACTGATGCGTCAATATACTGCTGTACATCAGCATGATTATGCTGATACATAAAACTAACAGTTGGTCGGTCGGATTCAATGAGCACGGCATGGCTATTACTGCTTCTGATAAATAAGAAGCATAGGAATAAGAATATGGTAACAACCGCTTTCATTGCGGAGCAAATATACTAGCGTACAACTAATTTTAACGATCTTTAACACATTTTAACAAAACAATTACAATTCGTAGATTTCCGCTAGAAAAGTGACAATTGCAAACCACGACCATTTGTTCTCAAGGGTTGTGCGTCTCCGAAGACTGTTCTTCCACCATATTTCCAAGAATCTCGCCGTTCTTCTGCTATAATTTGTTGAATATCAAATTGTGGCTGAAAATCTTTTTCGCTATCCAAGACAATCTGGTGCAACTTGTTAATCGATTTTAATTTTTCACCGTAACCCAGTTTAGATTTTTCAATGCCTTTTTGCAAAATTTGAATACTTTCATCGTAAATGGTTAAAGGAACAGGAAAAGGATGCCCATCTTTCCCGCCATGAGCAAAGGAAAATCGAGCCGGGTCATTGAACCGTGAAGGCGCACCGTGGATTACCTCACTGACTAAAGCCAATGACTGTAACGTACGGGGCCCAACTCCTTTTAAAAGCAATAAGTCTTCAAAATGGCTTGGTTGACTTTCTCGGGCCACGTACAACATTGCTCCTAGCCTCTTCAAGTCAACATCCGAAGCACGGACATCGTGATGGGATGGCATAATAAGTTTAGCGAAGTCTTGCATCACTTGAGTTGAATCCTCCGTTACTATCGTCATAATACCTGTTCTATTGGCCGCCGCTTCTGCAGCTGTCAAGTTGAGGATTATACCTTGTGAAGGACCACTGATACCCGCATGTGGTTCTTCAACAAACGATTTTACCTTTTCAGAATGCCAATGGTAACGACGGGCAGTTCCATCCTTTTCATGCATACCTTGCTGCACGACCGACCAATTGCCATTATCCGTCACGATAAAATTGTGGAGATATAATTGGTAACCATCCTGAATAGCGGTGTTATCCACTTTAGCAACAAGCTTACTGCTGCGAATCAAGTCGTTGCCATCTAGTCCCATTTCGTTCGAAAGCCGAAGTAGTTCCTGTGGGGTCTGCATGGAGAGCTTGCCTTTACCCCCACAGATATAAAGTCCCAACGACTTTGCATCTGGATTAATAGCGCGTTTTAATGCCCCCATAACAGCCGTTGTGATCCCTGAAGAATGCCAATCCATGCCGAGAACAGCACCAAAGCTTTGAAACCAGCGGGGATCCGCCAGTCTTCTCAAAACCTCGTCTTTACCATAATCCATTAATATTACTTCAACAATGGAGCGACCTAGCAAAGCCATACGTTCGTAAAGCCACGCTGGTACTTTTCCATAGTGTAATGGGAGATCTGCGGTTCCGGATTGTTTCATTTTAAACTAAATATATTAGCACAAATCTATCTCTTTTTTAGATAAAATAAAAACGGCTAGATAGCTTCTAGCCGTTTTTATTTTATGATCAATCTATACACTACATCTGAGCATATAACTTAGGGCGCATCGAAGTAGCGGCACAAGTCACAGCTTCACTATTTACCGGTCAACGCTGACAATAATCCAGCCCGGAACGAAGGATCTTTCTCCGAAAATTCAACCGAATGCTTATAGGTGTCTACATTAAAGAAGAGCTCCGCTGGAGCAGCTTTTTTATTGTCCAAAAATAGTTTAAAGCTGTACGCTGTTTTTTTGGACAAATCAGCATTCACCTTATTGGATGAAAACACATTCGGAAGAATTACATCTTTTGTAAAAGAGTCTGTAGTAGTTATTTGAAATAAATCACCTAATGCTTTAATTAAATTGTCAGACTGTTGACCCGACGACGAGATTCTAATCTTACCTTTGGTAAAGCCGACTTCATCACTCGGTTGGCCATCTATTATACCCGCGGGTATAAAATCTACAACCTCGAACTTCGCTCCTACAGTATCCTGTTTGTAAAGAGATTTTGTGATATAAATACGGCTTGAATCCGTTTTAATTTCATCTGTAATACGTAGAAAAAAGTTCTTCTTTTCTGCGCCCGGTGAACCATTCGTAAATTGTTCGATTTTTACACCTTCAATTTTGTTCATCGTTGTTGTATCACTTCCATCAGTTTTCTTTTGATTGGAATTTCCGCAACTAGCCATCAGCACCGTAGCGGTCGCAAGAAATGCTATAGATTGAATCTTGTACATATTGAATTGTTTGTTATCAGTTATTAATGAATATTGCTCTTATAATATTACCATTATTACTGATAACAAACAACTATTAGCAATGTTTTTATTTTATTTCAATAAAGCATCGTACAAAATTTCCACGGGATGATAGGATTTTCGGCCCACACCATCTTTAATCTGATGCCTACAGGAGGTACCCGCTGCGGCAATTAAAGTACCAGA
The Sphingobacterium multivorum genome window above contains:
- a CDS encoding DUF763 domain-containing protein, whose translation is MKQSGTADLPLHYGKVPAWLYERMALLGRSIVEVILMDYGKDEVLRRLADPRWFQSFGAVLGMDWHSSGITTAVMGALKRAINPDAKSLGLYICGGKGKLSMQTPQELLRLSNEMGLDGNDLIRSSKLVAKVDNTAIQDGYQLYLHNFIVTDNGNWSVVQQGMHEKDGTARRYHWHSEKVKSFVEEPHAGISGPSQGIILNLTAAEAAANRTGIMTIVTEDSTQVMQDFAKLIMPSHHDVRASDVDLKRLGAMLYVARESQPSHFEDLLLLKGVGPRTLQSLALVSEVIHGAPSRFNDPARFSFAHGGKDGHPFPVPLTIYDESIQILQKGIEKSKLGYGEKLKSINKLHQIVLDSEKDFQPQFDIQQIIAEERRDSWKYGGRTVFGDAQPLRTNGRGLQLSLF